One Phycisphaera mikurensis NBRC 102666 DNA window includes the following coding sequences:
- a CDS encoding DMT family transporter, with translation MLDTLPIGEAAALGAAAAWAVSSILWVRIGLHVRATVVSLVKGVLALGMLAAAAWAMAVDFGSLSPLALGFFALSGVLGIGFGDTLYLDSLNRLGPTRSLLVAMLAPPLTILGGWAVLQERVPPLSLLGVAVTVAGVAWVVTRRERPAPSPRVQAEAAAEEAAAAAEPAGADAARRSLWLGLATGGLGAAMQAASLIVNRYGYAQGEADATLTTIVRIAAGVAVLAAALPLLGRPAGAVPVWRLGGRLWGLFVAATLIGTAGGMVLMQVAVDRGHSSGVVQTLLSTSPLFVMPMVALTGERLSLSAVAGALVATAGLGLLFAGL, from the coding sequence ATGCTCGACACGCTGCCCATCGGAGAAGCGGCGGCCCTGGGCGCGGCGGCGGCGTGGGCGGTCTCGAGCATCCTCTGGGTGCGGATCGGCCTGCACGTCCGGGCGACGGTGGTGAGCCTGGTGAAGGGCGTGCTGGCGCTGGGGATGCTCGCCGCGGCGGCGTGGGCGATGGCGGTGGACTTCGGCTCGCTCTCGCCGCTGGCGCTGGGCTTCTTCGCCCTCTCGGGGGTGCTGGGCATCGGCTTCGGCGACACGCTGTACCTCGACTCGCTCAACCGCCTGGGCCCGACCCGCTCGCTGCTGGTGGCGATGCTGGCCCCGCCGCTGACGATCCTCGGCGGCTGGGCGGTGCTGCAAGAGCGGGTGCCCCCGCTGTCGCTCTTGGGCGTGGCGGTGACGGTGGCGGGCGTCGCCTGGGTGGTGACGCGGCGGGAGCGGCCCGCGCCAAGCCCGCGGGTGCAGGCCGAGGCCGCTGCCGAGGAGGCCGCCGCCGCGGCGGAGCCCGCCGGAGCCGACGCGGCCCGCCGGTCGCTGTGGCTGGGCCTGGCGACCGGGGGCCTGGGCGCCGCGATGCAGGCCGCCAGCCTGATCGTCAACCGCTACGGGTACGCCCAGGGCGAGGCGGACGCGACGCTCACGACGATCGTCCGCATCGCCGCCGGGGTGGCGGTGCTCGCGGCTGCGCTGCCGCTGCTGGGGCGGCCCGCGGGCGCGGTGCCGGTGTGGCGGCTGGGCGGCCGGCTCTGGGGGCTGTTCGTCGCTGCGACGCTGATTGGCACCGCCGGCGGCATGGTGCTGATGCAGGTGGCGGTCGACCGCGGCCACAGCTCCGGCGTCGTGCAGACGCTGCTCTCCACCAGCCCGCTGTTCGTGATGCCCATGGTCGCGCTCACCGGCGAGCGGCTGAGCCTCTCCGCGGTGGCCGGGGCGCTGGTGGCGACCGCCGGTCTCGGGCTGCTGTTCGCGGGGCTCTGA